One genomic segment of Nitrosopumilus sp. includes these proteins:
- a CDS encoding A24 family peptidase C-terminal domain-containing protein — protein sequence MFETLFDFQTIRIILALIMLILGSIVDIWKREIHDYYWIGFGGAGIVLAFLNPNIMTQLLTIGIALIIAPFVIVIWRIGLFGGADAFALIALAVIAPMATITDNQISPFTTLSNAALLFIIPFLFNLFRNIILQLRGKNIFEGFDESFSKKIIASFMGYKSKNPKFAFSIEKMEKGKKKLDLAIHHAENQEFCTTPNTWITPGIPYLLLIAGGFIIQLIHGDIILNQFFDSGFQLPI from the coding sequence ATGTTTGAAACTTTATTTGATTTTCAGACAATAAGAATAATTTTAGCATTAATCATGTTGATTTTAGGTTCAATAGTAGATATTTGGAAAAGAGAAATTCATGATTATTATTGGATAGGTTTTGGAGGTGCAGGAATTGTACTTGCATTTCTAAATCCAAATATCATGACACAGTTACTAACTATAGGAATTGCATTAATCATAGCACCATTTGTGATTGTTATTTGGAGAATAGGGTTATTTGGAGGTGCAGATGCATTTGCATTAATAGCATTAGCAGTGATAGCGCCAATGGCTACAATAACAGATAACCAGATATCTCCTTTTACAACTTTGTCTAATGCCGCATTGTTATTTATCATACCATTTTTATTCAATTTGTTTAGAAACATAATTTTGCAATTAAGAGGAAAAAATATTTTTGAGGGATTTGATGAATCATTCTCCAAAAAAATAATAGCATCATTTATGGGATATAAGTCAAAAAATCCAAAATTTGCATTTAGTATAGAAAAGATGGAAAAAGGTAAGAAAAAATTAGATTTAGCAATTCATCATGCAGAAAATCAAGAATTCTGCACCACACCTAATACATGGATTACTCCGGGAATACCATATCTACTACTAATTGCAGGAGGTTTTATCATCCAATTAATCCATGGAGATATCATACTAAACCAGTTTTTTGATTCAGGATTTCAGTTACC